One Companilactobacillus farciminis KCTC 3681 = DSM 20184 genomic window, TCGGTAACAATGCAAGTAAATACTTCTTCTTGAATTTCATTGTTTAACCTCCCTAAAGTAATTATTCTTAGAATAAACTAATGAATATTAAAATACAATGCCCTTAATTAGAAAAATTCTAATGTTTATAAAATAATAATACATTATGGACAAAAATGCAAAGAAAAACAGAGAAATCTGTTATTCAGACATCTCTGTTTTGATATATTTATTAAACTTTTCTAATTCTGTAGGACTCAGATTAGCAGTAATCAAAGAACCATCATTCGTGAACTCTTTTTTGAGTACTTGGGAGTTTCGTAAAATTTCTTCAGTAACCTTCTGGTCGCTGTAAGGAACTAGCAAATCAGCCTTTTGATAATTATTGAAGATTTTTAATTTAATCAAGTCGACTAATTTTTCGATCGATTCCTTATCAATGGCTGAATAATAAATATTATCGCCTTCGATAGTAGGGAATTGTTGACCTTCTTTTAGATCAGCTTTGTTGAAAGCATAAATCATTGGCTTATCAGTCACACCGATTTCTTTTAAGGTCTTCTCTGTAACGTCGATCATGTTCTTCCAATGTTCATCGCTGACATCAATTACTTGAATCAAGAGGTCAGCCGCTTGAGCTTCCTTCAAAGTAGTCTTGAAAGATTCAACTAAGTTGTGGGGCAGCTTGCTAACAAAGCCGACGGTATCGGAAAGTAGAAAACTCGTATTGTCTTCCAAGTCGATTCGTCTAACGCTTGTATCCAAAGTGGCAAAGAGCATGTTCTTTTCAAAAACTTTACGGTCTTGAGAGTTTTCTTTGTTGAAATTCAACAATCCATTCATCGTCGTTGATTTACCAGCATTCGTATAACCAACTAGAGAAACTAATGGTAGAGAAGTATTAGTTCGACGTCTACTTTGAACGTTGATTGTCTTATCGACCGTTTTGAGTTCGTTACGTAAGGCGGTGATTCGTTTTCTAATAACTCGACGATCAAGTTCTAGTTTTGATTCACCAGCACCACGGTTAGCCAAACCACCGGAAGCGGATTGTTGATCCAAAGGATTACCCGATGGATGAATTCGTGGCAACTGATATTGAAGCTTGGCGATTTCAACTTGAAGCTTAGCTTGTTTAGTTTGAGCTCTGGTTGAAAACACTTGTAAGATCAATTCTGTTCGATCCATGAAACTTAGTTTAGTTTCTTTTTCGAGGTTACGAATTTGTGAAGGTGTCAATTCGTCATTTAAAACGACAATTTGTACATCGTCTGCGTTGGCGATTTCTTTGATCTCGTGAACTTTACCAGAACCAAAGTAGGTCGCTCCACTGACAGTATCAGCGTTTTGGATAATTGTATCAG contains:
- the hflX gene encoding GTPase HflX gives rise to the protein MKESNLTFEKTRVIVAGVSHLQADFEYTMQELASLVEANNMEVADTIIQNADTVSGATYFGSGKVHEIKEIANADDVQIVVLNDELTPSQIRNLEKETKLSFMDRTELILQVFSTRAQTKQAKLQVEIAKLQYQLPRIHPSGNPLDQQSASGGLANRGAGESKLELDRRVIRKRITALRNELKTVDKTINVQSRRRTNTSLPLVSLVGYTNAGKSTTMNGLLNFNKENSQDRKVFEKNMLFATLDTSVRRIDLEDNTSFLLSDTVGFVSKLPHNLVESFKTTLKEAQAADLLIQVIDVSDEHWKNMIDVTEKTLKEIGVTDKPMIYAFNKADLKEGQQFPTIEGDNIYYSAIDKESIEKLVDLIKLKIFNNYQKADLLVPYSDQKVTEEILRNSQVLKKEFTNDGSLITANLSPTELEKFNKYIKTEMSE